The Aureispira anguillae genome contains a region encoding:
- the tsaE gene encoding tRNA (adenosine(37)-N6)-threonylcarbamoyltransferase complex ATPase subunit type 1 TsaE: MRQQFLVATIDDLTPVVTTLLPTLKERKKVAFLGEIGAGKTTFIKLLCQALGVQDVTSSPTFSIINQYQSQTELVHHIDLYRLKSEEEAFSIGLMELLEDESYCFIEWPNIIESYFPEKAVWIQITAKETGVRIFDIFFE; this comes from the coding sequence ATGAGACAACAGTTTTTAGTTGCTACAATTGATGATTTAACTCCAGTCGTTACCACCTTATTGCCTACTCTTAAAGAGCGAAAAAAGGTTGCTTTTTTAGGCGAAATTGGGGCTGGGAAAACAACATTCATTAAACTACTTTGCCAAGCCTTAGGAGTGCAAGATGTCACTTCTAGCCCTACTTTTTCTATTATCAATCAATATCAATCCCAAACGGAATTAGTTCACCATATTGACTTATATCGATTAAAATCGGAAGAAGAAGCATTTTCTATTGGTTTGATGGAACTTTTGGAGGATGAAAGTTATTGTTTTATTGAATGGCCTAATATCATAGAAAGCTATTTTCCAGAAAAAGCTGTTTGGATTCAAATTACAGCAAAAGAAACAGGAGTTCGAATATTTGATATTTTTTTCGAATAA
- a CDS encoding HU family DNA-binding protein: MNKGDLIDKIAEKAGLKKADAAAALDATLESIKDALKDGDKVTLVGFCTLNTSYRAARKGVNPSTNKPVQIPEKVTVKFKAGKLLSDSVNTSALKKALKPKK; this comes from the coding sequence ATGAACAAAGGAGATTTGATCGACAAAATCGCAGAAAAAGCAGGTCTAAAAAAAGCAGATGCTGCCGCTGCACTAGATGCTACTCTAGAGTCCATTAAAGATGCGCTAAAAGATGGCGACAAAGTAACTTTGGTGGGTTTTTGTACGCTAAACACTTCTTACCGAGCGGCAAGAAAGGGCGTAAACCCTAGCACGAACAAGCCTGTTCAAATTCCAGAAAAAGTGACTGTTAAGTTCAAGGCAGGTAAGCTTCTTTCTGACTCAGTGAACACCTCTGCATTAAAGAAAGCATTGAAACCTAAAAAATAG
- a CDS encoding phosphoglycerol geranylgeranyltransferase — protein sequence MKRIYNNLLSAKKEQRKKFAVLIDPDKLHLKDVDYIIKLGKEAAVDSFFIGGSLVVNDALDEIILTIKKHCDIPVVLFPGSSRQLSYKADALLFLSLISGRNPELLIGKHVETAPFLKISPLEIISTGYMLIDGGVPTSVSYMSNTLPIPADKDSIAVCTAIAGEMLGLKLIYMDAGSGAQRPINTSMIEAVSTAIDIPLIVGGGIRTPEQAKANIKAGADIIVVGNAIEKDPNLILELAAAVHEG from the coding sequence ATGAAGCGTATTTATAATAATCTATTGAGCGCAAAAAAAGAGCAACGTAAAAAATTTGCTGTTTTGATAGACCCTGATAAGCTCCATTTAAAAGATGTAGATTACATCATTAAATTGGGAAAAGAGGCTGCAGTAGATAGTTTTTTTATAGGAGGGAGTTTGGTGGTCAATGATGCTTTGGACGAAATTATTTTAACGATCAAGAAGCATTGTGACATTCCCGTTGTTTTATTTCCAGGAAGTTCTAGACAACTGAGCTATAAAGCGGATGCGCTATTGTTTTTATCATTGATTTCTGGGCGAAACCCAGAGTTGTTGATTGGGAAACATGTAGAAACGGCTCCCTTTCTAAAAATTAGCCCGCTAGAGATTATCTCAACAGGGTACATGTTGATCGATGGAGGAGTACCAACATCTGTGTCTTACATGTCTAATACATTACCGATCCCTGCTGATAAAGATAGCATAGCTGTTTGTACAGCCATTGCGGGAGAGATGTTAGGTCTAAAATTGATTTATATGGATGCAGGGAGTGGTGCACAGAGACCAATTAATACCTCTATGATAGAGGCAGTGAGCACAGCCATAGACATTCCTTTGATTGTAGGAGGGGGGATTCGAACACCTGAGCAAGCAAAAGCAAATATCAAGGCAGGAGCTGATATTATTGTTGTTGGCAATGCCATTGAAAAAGATCCCAATTTGATTTTAGAATTAGCAGCGGCTGTTCATGAAGGATAA
- a CDS encoding MbnP family protein, translated as MRIILLLLVAVSMWSGSCETSPPNDPTGTLEIIFKARYGSQPLVLFEKIATGQTDPTDILFKKLDFFIADIKGSTRQGPTDFADVGYISMANSISQAAAEEGTTFTINNVPVGDYTQLDFGVGLSDATNGTTPSDYESSSPLGLNGNYWASWNSYILCKMEGDITQSNGTISGFLYHSGVDGMYQPKSFTQNFEIAAEKTTQLVFYLDAKDIFFKAGTEIDMVGEAQTHSGPAGSSEYNLAKKAIENLANAITLQS; from the coding sequence ATGCGTATTATCCTCCTCCTTTTAGTCGCAGTTTCTATGTGGTCAGGCTCTTGCGAAACATCTCCTCCCAATGACCCTACGGGAACCCTAGAAATTATTTTTAAAGCTCGATATGGTTCACAACCACTGGTTTTATTCGAAAAAATAGCAACAGGTCAAACAGATCCAACGGATATTTTATTCAAAAAATTAGATTTTTTTATTGCTGACATTAAGGGTTCTACTCGACAAGGACCAACCGATTTTGCGGATGTAGGTTATATTTCTATGGCGAATAGCATTTCTCAAGCAGCAGCAGAAGAAGGAACTACTTTTACGATTAACAATGTTCCTGTGGGCGATTACACCCAATTAGATTTTGGTGTTGGTTTATCTGATGCTACCAATGGCACAACACCTAGTGATTATGAGTCTTCTTCTCCGCTAGGATTAAATGGCAATTATTGGGCAAGTTGGAATAGCTATATTCTCTGCAAGATGGAAGGCGATATTACACAATCCAATGGAACAATATCTGGTTTTTTGTACCATTCAGGGGTTGATGGAATGTATCAGCCTAAATCTTTTACTCAAAATTTTGAGATCGCAGCCGAAAAAACAACTCAGTTAGTCTTCTATCTTGATGCCAAAGATATTTTCTTCAAAGCAGGAACGGAGATTGACATGGTTGGTGAAGCTCAAACGCATTCTGGCCCAGCAGGTTCGTCAGAATATAACCTTGCAAAAAAAGCCATTGAAAATCTAGCCAATGCTATAACACTTCAGTCTTAA
- a CDS encoding cytochrome-c peroxidase gives MRSKFFFVFISLIVGVIACKETEYIGPLSPCDLSTIPYTPTSYTVVSPQGFPPMEHPDDNPITVQGIELGRHLFYDPILSRDSSTSCSSCHELNKAFTDGLPKAKGIDNRIGRRGSMSLINIGYSWVKNRDYNFMWDGRFATLEEQILKGPIEDPLEMDNTWEKVEADLRQHPTYPKMFREAFGVECYDEIDRNLVAKAIAQFERTLNSANSRYDEDVWKPFVYLNSQELRGMTLFIGDAAGAPSLKDAECAHCHSFSKNKALFARNEFSNNGIDSAQSLLDFADYGYGEATGNAPENGQFREVTLRNIALTAPYMHDGRFQTLEEVVDHYATGGHYSPNLASELSTAPTINQLTAGDKEDLVAFLHALTDSSYFDKPEWSSPF, from the coding sequence ATGCGCAGTAAATTTTTCTTTGTTTTTATTAGTCTTATTGTTGGAGTTATAGCCTGCAAAGAGACCGAATACATTGGTCCTTTAAGCCCTTGTGATTTAAGTACAATCCCTTACACCCCAACTAGCTACACTGTTGTTTCCCCTCAAGGTTTTCCACCTATGGAACATCCCGATGACAACCCTATTACTGTTCAAGGGATCGAGTTAGGGCGACATTTGTTTTATGATCCTATCTTATCTAGGGACTCTAGCACCTCTTGTAGTTCCTGTCATGAGCTCAACAAAGCATTCACAGACGGTTTGCCCAAAGCTAAAGGGATTGACAACAGGATTGGTCGCCGTGGCTCAATGTCCTTGATTAATATTGGCTATAGCTGGGTCAAAAACCGAGACTACAACTTTATGTGGGATGGTCGTTTTGCGACGTTAGAAGAGCAAATTTTAAAAGGTCCTATAGAAGATCCTTTGGAAATGGATAATACTTGGGAAAAAGTAGAAGCAGATTTGCGCCAGCATCCTACTTATCCTAAAATGTTTCGAGAAGCATTTGGTGTAGAATGCTATGACGAAATTGATCGAAATTTAGTCGCTAAGGCAATTGCTCAATTTGAACGCACCCTTAATTCTGCCAACTCAAGGTATGATGAGGACGTTTGGAAGCCTTTTGTTTATTTGAACAGTCAAGAACTCAGGGGAATGACCTTATTTATTGGAGATGCTGCGGGTGCTCCCAGCCTAAAAGATGCAGAGTGCGCACATTGTCATAGTTTTTCGAAAAACAAAGCGTTATTTGCTCGAAACGAATTTTCTAACAATGGAATCGACTCGGCTCAATCGCTACTTGATTTTGCAGATTATGGCTATGGAGAAGCAACAGGAAATGCGCCTGAAAATGGTCAATTTAGAGAGGTTACACTTCGCAATATTGCACTAACAGCGCCCTATATGCACGATGGTCGTTTTCAAACCCTAGAAGAAGTAGTTGATCATTATGCTACAGGGGGGCATTATTCTCCCAACTTAGCTTCTGAGCTGTCTACAGCTCCAACCATTAATCAATTAACAGCGGGAGACAAAGAGGATTTGGTTGCCTTTTTGCATGCTTTAACCGATAGTTCTTACTTTGACAAACCTGAATGGAGTAGCCCCTTCTAA
- a CDS encoding peptidylprolyl isomerase, with protein MTSSKTTSSNNSNNNSNTSTSDGREVVVRKAGNLQVVEPDTIRLDPDPYSALIEMETKFGTMKIELFFDAEGHRANFLKLAKQNYYDSLMFHRVIKNFMAQGGDPTSRTAKKGQRLGSGGPNYKQDAEIGQHYYHIKGALAAARQPDQLNPDKQSSGSQFYIVHGSSVSPGQLDKNEREYDIIYTEEQRKLYYKLGGAPQLDMEYTVFGRVYEGFEVIDSICYKETDAYARPKEDIRVKVRVIRE; from the coding sequence GTGACCAGTTCAAAAACAACCTCATCCAACAATTCGAACAACAACTCCAATACTTCTACTTCAGATGGTCGAGAAGTTGTCGTTCGAAAAGCAGGGAACTTACAGGTCGTAGAACCAGATACCATTCGCCTAGATCCCGATCCTTATTCTGCTTTAATCGAAATGGAAACAAAATTTGGTACGATGAAAATAGAGTTGTTCTTTGATGCCGAAGGACATCGTGCCAATTTCTTAAAATTGGCAAAACAGAACTACTACGACAGTCTTATGTTCCACCGTGTGATTAAGAACTTTATGGCACAAGGGGGCGACCCGACTTCTAGAACCGCTAAAAAAGGGCAACGCTTAGGCAGTGGGGGGCCCAATTACAAACAAGACGCAGAAATTGGACAACACTATTATCACATCAAAGGTGCATTAGCTGCGGCTCGACAACCAGATCAGTTAAACCCAGACAAACAATCTTCTGGTTCTCAATTTTATATTGTTCATGGCAGTTCTGTCTCTCCTGGGCAATTGGATAAAAATGAGCGAGAATACGATATAATTTATACCGAAGAGCAACGTAAACTCTACTATAAACTAGGGGGTGCCCCTCAGTTGGATATGGAGTACACTGTTTTTGGACGAGTTTATGAAGGTTTTGAGGTGATTGATAGCATTTGTTACAAAGAGACCGATGCCTATGCTCGCCCTAAAGAAGATATTCGAGTAAAAGTGCGGGTGATTAGAGAATAA
- the lysA gene encoding diaminopimelate decarboxylase encodes MFLNEETNQFELGGVEVLEIAQTYETPLFVYDSKQIINQYNKMKNALRQVKKLKINYACKALTNISILRLLKNLGAGLDAVSYQEILLGLEAGFEAQDIIYTPNSVSIEELEAAMKLGVKVNIDNIETLEYMGMNHPNKAFCIRVNPHIMAGGNAKISVGHIDSKFGISIHQMPLVERLVETLNIKVEGVHMHTGSDILDVDVFSHAATLLFDVARKFKDLEYIDFGSGFKVKYKPNDIETDMEQFGEMMAKRFNAFCEETGKDLTLAFEPGKFLVSESGYFLAKTNVVKQTTSTVFAGIDTGFNHLIRPMFYGSHHEIMNVSNPAGKPKIYTVVGYICETDTFGWNRKINEIKEGDVLCFKNAGAYCFSMASNYNSRYRPAEVLVHDGKAHLIRKRETFEDLLRNQVDPALDFNATEKVVKDVEA; translated from the coding sequence ATGTTCTTAAACGAAGAGACCAATCAATTTGAATTAGGTGGCGTAGAAGTACTAGAAATTGCTCAAACTTACGAAACGCCTTTATTTGTTTATGATTCCAAACAAATTATAAACCAATACAACAAAATGAAAAACGCTCTGCGTCAAGTTAAAAAACTCAAGATTAATTATGCTTGCAAGGCGTTGACCAATATCAGTATTTTGCGCCTGTTAAAAAACTTAGGTGCAGGGTTGGATGCGGTTTCTTACCAAGAAATTTTATTGGGTTTAGAGGCAGGTTTTGAAGCGCAGGATATTATCTATACGCCCAATTCTGTTTCTATAGAGGAGTTGGAAGCAGCCATGAAATTAGGGGTTAAGGTAAATATTGATAATATTGAGACCTTGGAATATATGGGGATGAATCATCCGAATAAGGCCTTTTGCATTCGAGTAAATCCACATATTATGGCAGGAGGGAATGCCAAAATTTCAGTGGGGCATATTGATTCTAAATTTGGAATTTCTATTCACCAAATGCCCTTGGTGGAGCGTTTGGTTGAAACGCTAAATATAAAAGTAGAGGGAGTGCACATGCATACGGGATCAGATATTTTGGATGTAGATGTATTTTCGCATGCGGCCACCTTGCTTTTTGATGTGGCTCGTAAGTTTAAGGATTTGGAATATATTGATTTTGGCTCAGGATTTAAGGTGAAATATAAACCTAACGACATCGAAACAGACATGGAGCAGTTTGGTGAAATGATGGCGAAACGATTTAATGCCTTTTGTGAAGAGACGGGCAAAGATCTAACCTTGGCATTTGAGCCAGGCAAGTTTTTGGTGAGTGAGTCGGGCTATTTTTTAGCCAAGACAAATGTGGTAAAGCAAACTACTTCTACTGTTTTTGCTGGAATTGACACAGGATTTAATCATTTGATTCGCCCTATGTTTTATGGTTCTCATCACGAAATTATGAATGTGTCAAACCCTGCTGGAAAACCTAAAATTTATACTGTGGTGGGATATATTTGTGAAACAGATACCTTTGGTTGGAATCGAAAAATTAATGAGATAAAGGAAGGGGATGTGCTTTGTTTTAAAAATGCAGGCGCCTATTGTTTCTCTATGGCTTCTAATTACAACAGTCGTTATCGTCCTGCTGAAGTGTTGGTGCACGATGGGAAAGCGCATTTAATACGCAAGCGAGAAACGTTTGAAGATTTGTTGAGGAATCAGGTAGATCCTGCGCTTGATTTTAACGCAACAGAAAAAGTAGTAAAGGACGTAGAAGCTTAA
- the dacB gene encoding D-alanyl-D-alanine carboxypeptidase/D-alanyl-D-alanine endopeptidase translates to MIKTLSISLLVLFCYVLNGQTKIELALQSFEKDTDLKFASIGFCAIDINSNKIYAQRSPTKALVPASSMKVITTGSALALLGSDYKFKTFLEYSGSISNGTLNGNLYIRGTGDPSLASPIMEGILTKEMLMAEFVAAIKKAGIQKINGAIVGDGSYFDDQVMIPTWQWGDIGNHYGAGTSGLNYHDNLYYIHFKKHKDYGATPTIDHTVPDIPQLKFDNRVTSAGSKSGDNAYVYAAPYGTEVTLRGTIPKGSGLFNIKGATPDPALLCAHDLQKSLALSGVTVSKKATTQRLLKKQEPRTKIHTHYSPSLAAICKHTNEDSRNMYCEALLKTIGAKIKGQGSTNNGIAAIADFWRGRGINMEGFFMKDGCGLSARNGVSPKTFAEIMRKMYIDKKTFGDFYNQMAIAGRSGTLRNMCRNSSAENNVRAKSGSMNRIRSYTGFVTTKGGKKLAFSMIVNNYSCSGYMMKKKLETLMIALAESH, encoded by the coding sequence ATGATCAAAACCCTATCTATTAGTTTACTAGTTTTATTTTGCTATGTATTAAATGGTCAAACCAAAATAGAACTAGCCTTGCAGAGCTTTGAGAAAGATACCGATTTAAAATTTGCCTCAATTGGTTTCTGTGCTATTGATATTAATTCGAATAAAATATACGCTCAACGATCCCCTACTAAAGCTCTGGTTCCTGCTTCGTCCATGAAAGTTATCACCACAGGATCAGCTTTAGCCCTATTGGGAAGCGATTATAAGTTTAAGACTTTTTTAGAATATAGTGGCAGCATATCCAATGGTACTCTCAATGGCAACCTCTATATACGAGGTACGGGAGATCCGAGTTTGGCCTCTCCTATTATGGAAGGTATTTTGACCAAAGAAATGCTTATGGCAGAATTTGTAGCAGCTATAAAAAAAGCAGGCATCCAAAAAATAAATGGAGCCATTGTTGGCGATGGCAGTTATTTTGATGATCAGGTAATGATTCCAACTTGGCAATGGGGAGATATTGGCAACCATTATGGAGCAGGAACTTCTGGGCTAAATTATCACGATAATCTTTATTATATCCATTTCAAGAAACATAAAGACTATGGCGCCACTCCTACCATAGACCATACGGTTCCTGACATTCCCCAACTTAAATTTGATAATCGAGTAACAAGCGCAGGGAGCAAATCAGGAGATAATGCCTATGTTTATGCAGCACCCTATGGCACAGAAGTTACCCTTAGAGGCACCATTCCCAAAGGAAGTGGATTATTTAATATAAAAGGAGCTACTCCCGATCCTGCCCTTTTGTGTGCTCATGACCTACAAAAATCCTTAGCACTTTCAGGAGTTACTGTTTCTAAAAAAGCAACAACACAACGACTCCTAAAAAAACAAGAACCAAGAACTAAAATCCATACCCATTACTCCCCTTCCTTAGCTGCTATTTGCAAACACACCAATGAAGATAGCCGAAATATGTATTGCGAGGCGCTGTTAAAAACAATTGGAGCAAAAATCAAAGGACAAGGATCAACCAACAATGGAATCGCAGCTATTGCTGATTTTTGGCGAGGTAGAGGCATCAATATGGAAGGTTTCTTTATGAAAGACGGTTGTGGTTTATCGGCAAGAAATGGGGTTTCTCCCAAAACATTCGCTGAAATCATGCGCAAAATGTACATTGATAAAAAAACATTCGGCGATTTCTACAATCAAATGGCAATTGCTGGGCGTTCGGGGACACTTCGCAATATGTGCCGTAATTCTTCCGCCGAAAATAATGTCCGTGCCAAAAGTGGTTCTATGAATAGAATCCGAAGCTATACGGGATTCGTAACCACTAAAGGGGGAAAAAAACTAGCCTTTAGCATGATTGTTAACAACTATTCTTGTTCTGGTTATATGATGAAAAAGAAACTAGAAACCTTAATGATTGCACTAGCAGAATCCCATTGA
- a CDS encoding NAD(P)-dependent oxidoreductase, protein MKIGIIREGKVPPDSRVLFTPTQCVALQEKYNVEFIVQPSKGRCLSDELYEAAGIKLQEDVSECPVLMGIKEVPKDQLIANKTYFFFSHTIKAQPYNRALLQKIIKENITLLDYEVLTNEKKQRVIAFGRFAGIVGAHNGMMTYANKTKTFELKQMHKYDDYAAAIAYYKTLSFPKMKIVITGTGRVANGAAEVLDHMGIPKVSPQDFLTQDYEEAVYTQLGCEDYVKPKAANEKFETADFFANPQNYQSIFAPYTKVADLMINGIYWANEAPAFFTKEDMKQPDFGIKVIADVTCDIAPVASIPSTLFATTIADPVFGYDPQSESAVEPYQAHTIDMMTIDNLPNELPKDASKSFGEQFTTNVIEELLALKDTGMLERATIAKAGKLGPHFEYLTDYVNGK, encoded by the coding sequence ATGAAAATAGGAATTATTAGAGAAGGAAAAGTACCACCAGATTCGAGGGTTTTATTTACTCCTACACAATGTGTTGCGCTTCAAGAGAAATACAATGTTGAATTTATTGTGCAACCCTCTAAGGGGCGTTGTTTATCCGATGAATTATATGAAGCAGCAGGAATAAAACTACAGGAGGATGTTTCAGAATGTCCTGTATTAATGGGAATAAAAGAAGTTCCAAAAGATCAATTGATTGCTAATAAAACCTACTTTTTCTTTTCGCATACGATTAAGGCACAGCCTTATAATAGGGCGTTGTTGCAGAAAATCATCAAAGAAAATATCACGTTATTGGATTATGAGGTATTGACCAATGAAAAAAAACAACGAGTGATTGCATTTGGGCGATTTGCTGGGATAGTAGGAGCGCACAATGGCATGATGACCTATGCAAATAAAACAAAAACATTTGAGTTGAAGCAAATGCATAAATACGATGATTATGCAGCGGCAATTGCTTATTACAAGACCCTTTCATTTCCTAAAATGAAAATTGTTATTACGGGAACAGGGCGTGTTGCGAATGGAGCAGCAGAGGTTCTGGATCATATGGGAATTCCCAAGGTTTCCCCACAGGATTTTTTGACGCAAGATTATGAGGAGGCCGTTTATACACAATTGGGGTGTGAAGATTATGTAAAACCTAAAGCAGCCAATGAAAAATTTGAAACGGCTGATTTTTTTGCAAATCCTCAGAACTACCAATCTATTTTTGCCCCTTATACTAAAGTTGCAGATTTAATGATTAATGGCATTTATTGGGCTAATGAAGCGCCTGCTTTTTTTACCAAGGAAGATATGAAACAGCCTGATTTTGGAATCAAAGTTATTGCTGATGTAACTTGTGATATTGCACCTGTGGCATCTATTCCGTCTACCTTATTTGCAACGACTATAGCAGACCCTGTTTTTGGGTATGATCCTCAGAGTGAATCTGCTGTTGAGCCCTACCAAGCGCATACAATTGACATGATGACAATTGATAACTTGCCTAACGAATTACCCAAGGATGCTTCTAAGTCTTTTGGAGAACAATTTACAACCAATGTAATCGAAGAGTTACTCGCCTTAAAAGATACTGGAATGTTAGAGCGAGCAACCATTGCAAAAGCAGGAAAATTAGGACCACACTTTGAATATTTAACGGATTATGTAAATGGCAAATAG
- a CDS encoding tyrosine-type recombinase/integrase, with protein MIKKSTPKIYTGKNSLSIRWFVYYLDEKGKRIKKYGDINKYSTLKGRKAAAQRLIDEILQVHLKKSNKSLSQKIYEELENRKPTWRPKTYQCKKSKIDIFLKWMQRKKWTEDNVYQFFFEYLTKEKRVAPTTYNDYIRCITQALGWCDQQQLMEAIEKRKASPTPAAYFTQSQRTFLSNAIKNSNPNLWFFVQFVYYCFLRPRAELRLLKVGDVILEEQKILVPANIAKNKKQQYVAIPNAFFPTVEKKIRNRNPNEYLFPGNHYLSPTGMNTFGRQHRELLKELGFDTSRYKLYSWKHTGAVAAVKAGIHIKQLQIQLRHHSLDQVDEYLRQLGVSDLGDLRDNFPCI; from the coding sequence ATGATAAAAAAAAGTACGCCTAAGATATATACAGGCAAAAATTCTCTCTCTATCCGCTGGTTTGTTTACTACTTAGATGAAAAGGGCAAACGAATCAAAAAATACGGTGACATCAACAAATATTCTACCCTAAAAGGGCGAAAAGCAGCTGCGCAGCGCCTAATTGATGAAATTCTACAAGTACACCTTAAAAAGTCTAATAAGAGCCTTTCACAAAAGATTTATGAAGAGTTAGAAAACAGGAAACCTACTTGGCGACCTAAAACCTACCAATGTAAAAAATCCAAGATTGATATTTTTCTAAAATGGATGCAGCGCAAAAAATGGACGGAAGACAATGTTTATCAATTTTTCTTTGAATACCTTACCAAAGAAAAGAGAGTAGCTCCAACGACTTATAATGATTATATCCGTTGCATTACTCAAGCACTTGGCTGGTGCGATCAACAGCAGCTCATGGAAGCCATTGAAAAACGAAAAGCTTCACCGACTCCAGCGGCATACTTTACCCAGAGCCAAAGAACATTTCTTAGCAATGCCATAAAAAATAGTAATCCTAATTTGTGGTTTTTTGTGCAGTTTGTGTATTACTGCTTTCTTCGACCTCGTGCGGAGCTGCGTTTGCTCAAGGTCGGGGACGTGATTTTGGAAGAACAAAAGATCTTAGTTCCTGCCAATATTGCCAAGAATAAAAAACAACAGTATGTGGCCATTCCAAACGCTTTCTTTCCTACAGTTGAGAAAAAGATAAGGAATCGCAACCCAAACGAATATTTGTTTCCTGGTAATCATTATTTGTCTCCTACTGGTATGAATACTTTTGGACGACAACACAGAGAGTTGTTAAAAGAATTGGGTTTTGATACTAGCCGTTATAAGTTGTACTCCTGGAAACATACGGGAGCTGTTGCTGCGGTTAAGGCTGGTATTCATATTAAGCAGCTGCAAATTCAATTGCGCCATCATTCATTGGATCAGGTGGACGAATACTTGAGGCAATTGGGCGTTTCTGATTTGGGGGATCTACGAGATAATTTTCCTTGTATTTAG